A window from Zingiber officinale cultivar Zhangliang chromosome 7A, Zo_v1.1, whole genome shotgun sequence encodes these proteins:
- the LOC122000967 gene encoding dof zinc finger protein DOF2.2-like isoform X1 yields the protein MVFSSLPLYLDPPNSNQQQTQRQQIHLLGGGGESISRLPLPEGLVLAAGSIRPPGSMPDQARLAKIPQPEPGLKCPRCDSSHTKFCYFNNYSLSQPRHFCKTCRRYWTRGGALRNIPVGGGCRRNKRTKPSSTATNSTKSSTAAAAIHFVASSSTATPTEHQLPFMSSLHPLPDFGGFGASAEPPANTLDYQFATAAENLRLKQLPQLPLLGGGQLDHALQPPPDPVPAVYSLEGSGGSTFLAGLFAGPSAVKMDDKNNNQQIFTNLATMQYLSVSRNDQLFWSGSGSRAGGRGSTSSGSAGGGGWPLDLSGFNDSSPGNII from the exons ATggttttctcttctcttcctctctatcTAGATCCACCCAATTCGAACCAG CAGCAAACACAACGACAGCAAATTCATCTGTTAGGGGGCGGTGGAGAGTCTATCTCCCGCCTGCCGCTTCCAGAGGGCTTGGTCCTGGCAGCCGGATCGATCCGGCCGCCCGGGTCCATGCCGGACCAAGCCCGGCTGGCGAAGATCCCGCAGCCGGAGCCAGGGCTAAAGTGTCCGCGGTGCGATTCCAGTCACACCAAATTCTGCTACTTCAACAACTACTCACTCTCGCAGCCGCGCCACTTCTGCAAGACCTGCCGCCGTTACTGGACGCGCGGCGGCGCCCTCCGAAACATCCCCGTCGGTGGGGGATGCCGCCGCAACAAGCGCACAAAGCCCTCCTCCACAGCTACTAATTCAACCAAGTCATCCACCGCCGCCGCGGCCATCCATTTTGTGGCCTCCTCCTCCACGGCCACCCCCACAGAGCATCAGCTTCCGTTCATGTCGTCGTTGCACCCTCTTCCTGACTTTGGTGGCTTCGGAGCCAGTGCCGAACCGCCGGCGAACACATTGGATTACCAGTTTGCTACTGCTGCTGAGAATTTGAGGCTGAAGCAGCTGCCTCAGCTCCCTTTGCTAGGAGGAGGGCAGCTGGATCATGCACTGCAACCGCCGCCAGATCCAGTGCCGGCTGTCTACTCTTTGGAAGGCAGCGGCGGCAGCACGTTCTTAGCCGGATTGTTTGCGGGACCGTCAGCAGTAAAAATGGACGACAAGAACAACAACCAACAAATCTTTACAAATCTAGCGACAATGCAGTATCTCAGCGTTTCGCGCAATGATCAATTATTTTGGAGCGGAAGTGGTAGCCGCGCCGGTGGCAGAGGGAGTACCAGTAGTGGTAGCGCTGGCGGCGGTGGATGGCCTTTGGATCTATCTGGATTCAACGACTCTTCCCCGGGCAATATAATCTGA
- the LOC122000967 gene encoding dof zinc finger protein DOF3.6-like isoform X2 yields the protein MVFSSLPLYLDPPNSNQQTQRQQIHLLGGGGESISRLPLPEGLVLAAGSIRPPGSMPDQARLAKIPQPEPGLKCPRCDSSHTKFCYFNNYSLSQPRHFCKTCRRYWTRGGALRNIPVGGGCRRNKRTKPSSTATNSTKSSTAAAAIHFVASSSTATPTEHQLPFMSSLHPLPDFGGFGASAEPPANTLDYQFATAAENLRLKQLPQLPLLGGGQLDHALQPPPDPVPAVYSLEGSGGSTFLAGLFAGPSAVKMDDKNNNQQIFTNLATMQYLSVSRNDQLFWSGSGSRAGGRGSTSSGSAGGGGWPLDLSGFNDSSPGNII from the exons ATggttttctcttctcttcctctctatcTAGATCCACCCAATTCGAACCAG CAAACACAACGACAGCAAATTCATCTGTTAGGGGGCGGTGGAGAGTCTATCTCCCGCCTGCCGCTTCCAGAGGGCTTGGTCCTGGCAGCCGGATCGATCCGGCCGCCCGGGTCCATGCCGGACCAAGCCCGGCTGGCGAAGATCCCGCAGCCGGAGCCAGGGCTAAAGTGTCCGCGGTGCGATTCCAGTCACACCAAATTCTGCTACTTCAACAACTACTCACTCTCGCAGCCGCGCCACTTCTGCAAGACCTGCCGCCGTTACTGGACGCGCGGCGGCGCCCTCCGAAACATCCCCGTCGGTGGGGGATGCCGCCGCAACAAGCGCACAAAGCCCTCCTCCACAGCTACTAATTCAACCAAGTCATCCACCGCCGCCGCGGCCATCCATTTTGTGGCCTCCTCCTCCACGGCCACCCCCACAGAGCATCAGCTTCCGTTCATGTCGTCGTTGCACCCTCTTCCTGACTTTGGTGGCTTCGGAGCCAGTGCCGAACCGCCGGCGAACACATTGGATTACCAGTTTGCTACTGCTGCTGAGAATTTGAGGCTGAAGCAGCTGCCTCAGCTCCCTTTGCTAGGAGGAGGGCAGCTGGATCATGCACTGCAACCGCCGCCAGATCCAGTGCCGGCTGTCTACTCTTTGGAAGGCAGCGGCGGCAGCACGTTCTTAGCCGGATTGTTTGCGGGACCGTCAGCAGTAAAAATGGACGACAAGAACAACAACCAACAAATCTTTACAAATCTAGCGACAATGCAGTATCTCAGCGTTTCGCGCAATGATCAATTATTTTGGAGCGGAAGTGGTAGCCGCGCCGGTGGCAGAGGGAGTACCAGTAGTGGTAGCGCTGGCGGCGGTGGATGGCCTTTGGATCTATCTGGATTCAACGACTCTTCCCCGGGCAATATAATCTGA